From a single Acidobacteriota bacterium genomic region:
- a CDS encoding 3-oxoacyl-ACP reductase family protein, whose protein sequence is MINLTGKTAIITGASRGIGAATAILFAKAGVDGLVINYQRDSDAASQIAKQCEAYGARVLMVRADVSRPAQVEKMFNQTLKKFGRVDILVANAGIWKGAPIESMTEAAWDEMMDINLKSIYACCQQAARAMLAQKRGTMILISSTAGQRGESFHSHYATTKGGIISMTKSLAAELAPRGITVNCVAPGWVATDMTEEALRDRKTIRKIRELIPIGRVATPEEIAGPVLFLASSLAAHVNGEILNVNGGMILCG, encoded by the coding sequence ATGATTAACCTGACTGGAAAAACCGCAATCATCACAGGCGCATCTCGCGGCATCGGTGCAGCCACCGCAATTCTTTTCGCCAAAGCGGGTGTTGACGGACTGGTGATTAATTACCAGCGCGATAGCGACGCCGCTTCGCAAATCGCCAAACAATGCGAAGCCTATGGCGCACGGGTGTTAATGGTTCGGGCGGATGTTTCGCGTCCTGCACAAGTTGAAAAAATGTTTAATCAAACCCTGAAAAAGTTCGGTAGAGTGGACATTCTGGTCGCTAATGCCGGCATCTGGAAAGGTGCGCCGATTGAATCCATGACCGAAGCCGCGTGGGATGAGATGATGGACATCAATCTGAAATCCATCTATGCCTGTTGCCAGCAGGCGGCTCGCGCGATGCTCGCCCAAAAACGCGGCACCATGATTTTGATTTCATCCACCGCCGGACAACGCGGCGAATCATTTCATTCACACTATGCAACGACCAAAGGCGGCATCATTTCAATGACCAAATCCTTAGCGGCGGAACTCGCGCCGCGCGGTATCACAGTCAATTGCGTTGCGCCCGGTTGGGTGGCAACCGATATGACCGAAGAAGCGTTGCGCGATAGGAAAACCATTCGCAAAATTCGCGAGTTGATTCCCATTGGACGAGTTGCCACCCCGGAAGAGATTGCCGGGCCGGTTCTCTTCCTCGCCTCAAGTCTCGCGGCTCACGTCAACGGCGAAATCCTCAACGTCAATGGCGGCATGATATTGTGCGGGTAA
- a CDS encoding S9 family peptidase has translation MKNPIRSFLIVAALIVTSIAPFAHAQSDTRLKPPIAKAVAKVTEIHGYKLTDNYFWLREKSNPEVIKYLEDENAYTQTVMKPTEQLQETLYKEMLGRIKQTDLSVPYKKGGYYYYTRTEEGKQYPYFCRKAGNLEGKEEILLDQNKLAEGHSYSGIGAFNVSDDGNWLAYSLDTNGYRQYTLHVKNLKTGELSNEKIERATAVVWANDNQTLFYVTEDPVSKRHDKFWRHTVGSDKNELLYEEKDELFDISASRSDDEKIIFLAAFSKTSTEYRYLPANQPDGAFKVILKRESGHEYSVEHYGDNFYIRTKKAAKNFRIVTAPVNDPQEKNWKTFIAHNPNIKIDGISFFVNHCVISEKEGGLNHLRVIDLKTHQAHRISTPESDYALFVGNNPEFNTSTLQFGYQSMVTPPSTFDYDMNTRQRKLLKQQEVLGGYDAKQYVAERIWAVARDGTKVPVSIVRRKDVKLDGKAPMLLYAYGSYGASMFPTFSSNRLSLLNRGAIYATAYIRGGGELGEDWREQGRMMKKLNTFYDFIDSAEYLVKQKYTSKDRLVIQGGSAGGLLMGAVTNMRPDLFKAVVAQVPFVDVMNTMMDASLPLTTSEYLEWGNPNNKGEFDYMYKYSPYDNVAKKNYPAMLVQVSLNDSQVPYWEGTKFVAKLRVMKTDNNPLLLKTNMGAGHGGASGRYDALRETAFTYSFMLWQMGLAEDKAMSKTAMPTPSN, from the coding sequence ATGAAAAACCCCATCCGTTCGTTTCTGATTGTGGCTGCCTTAATCGTGACTTCGATTGCGCCTTTCGCACATGCTCAAAGCGATACGCGGTTGAAACCGCCCATCGCCAAAGCGGTCGCCAAAGTAACCGAAATTCATGGCTACAAATTGACCGATAATTATTTCTGGCTGCGCGAAAAATCAAACCCCGAAGTCATCAAATATCTTGAAGACGAAAACGCTTACACCCAGACGGTGATGAAGCCAACTGAACAGCTTCAGGAAACCCTTTACAAAGAGATGCTCGGTCGCATTAAACAAACCGATTTGAGCGTTCCCTATAAAAAGGGCGGTTATTATTACTACACCCGAACCGAAGAAGGAAAACAGTATCCTTACTTCTGTCGCAAAGCCGGAAACCTGGAGGGAAAAGAAGAAATTCTTCTCGACCAGAATAAACTTGCCGAAGGTCATTCCTATTCAGGCATTGGCGCATTCAATGTCAGCGATGATGGCAACTGGCTGGCTTATTCGCTCGATACCAACGGCTATCGCCAGTACACCCTGCATGTGAAAAATTTAAAAACCGGCGAATTGTCGAATGAAAAGATTGAACGCGCCACGGCGGTGGTCTGGGCAAATGATAACCAGACGCTTTTTTATGTCACCGAAGACCCGGTTTCCAAACGTCACGATAAATTCTGGCGGCATACGGTTGGCTCGGATAAAAACGAATTGCTGTACGAAGAAAAGGACGAGCTATTTGACATCAGCGCCTCGCGTTCGGATGACGAAAAAATTATTTTTCTTGCAGCTTTTTCAAAAACCTCGACCGAATATCGCTACCTGCCAGCCAATCAACCCGATGGCGCATTCAAAGTTATCTTGAAACGTGAATCGGGTCACGAATATTCGGTTGAACATTACGGCGATAATTTTTATATCCGCACCAAAAAAGCCGCGAAAAATTTCCGCATCGTCACCGCGCCGGTAAACGACCCGCAGGAAAAAAACTGGAAAACTTTCATCGCTCACAATCCGAACATCAAAATCGACGGCATCAGCTTTTTTGTCAATCATTGTGTGATTTCGGAAAAAGAGGGCGGACTCAATCACCTTCGCGTCATTGATTTAAAAACTCATCAGGCGCATCGCATCTCTACACCCGAATCCGATTACGCGCTGTTTGTCGGCAACAACCCGGAATTCAATACTTCGACCTTGCAATTCGGTTATCAATCAATGGTCACGCCGCCTTCAACCTTTGATTACGATATGAACACGCGGCAGCGGAAACTCTTAAAACAGCAGGAAGTATTGGGCGGATATGATGCCAAGCAATATGTCGCGGAGCGCATCTGGGCAGTGGCACGCGATGGAACGAAAGTTCCCGTTTCAATCGTTCGCCGCAAAGATGTGAAGTTGGATGGTAAAGCGCCGATGTTGCTTTACGCCTACGGTTCTTATGGCGCTTCGATGTTTCCGACATTTTCATCGAATCGTTTGAGCTTACTCAATAGAGGGGCGATTTATGCAACGGCATACATTCGCGGCGGTGGCGAACTCGGTGAAGATTGGCGCGAGCAGGGGCGAATGATGAAGAAGTTGAACACCTTTTATGATTTCATCGACTCAGCCGAGTATCTCGTCAAACAGAAATACACTTCAAAAGACCGTCTGGTAATTCAAGGCGGCAGCGCCGGCGGTTTACTGATGGGCGCAGTAACCAATATGCGACCGGATTTGTTCAAAGCCGTCGTCGCGCAGGTGCCTTTTGTCGATGTGATGAACACCATGATGGATGCGTCATTGCCACTGACGACCAGCGAGTATCTCGAATGGGGCAATCCCAACAACAAAGGCGAATTCGATTATATGTACAAATATTCGCCCTATGACAACGTCGCTAAAAAGAATTATCCGGCGATGCTGGTTCAGGTTTCTTTGAATGACAGTCAGGTTCCTTATTGGGAAGGCACAAAATTCGTCGCCAAATTGCGGGTAATGAAAACCGATAATAACCCACTGCTTTTGAAAACCAACATGGGCGCGGGTCACGGCGGCGCATCCGGTCGTTACGATGCCTTACGCGAAACGGCGTTCACCTATTCATTCATGCTCTGGCAGATGGGCTTGGCGGAAGACAAAGCTATGTCGAAAACCGCAATGCCTACGCCTTCAAATTAA
- a CDS encoding alpha/beta hydrolase-fold protein, translating into MIRKTYPLFSLLFVCLFYQGVFASQLVDAKVETKLVLSPVEYAALLPDGYEQAKDLPLLLFLHGGGGDKSFLTRMRPIFDEMWKAGTLPPMVVITPSAARSFYMDYKDGSQKWETFIVTEFIEHLRAKFKVTRERQATLLSGISMGGMGSLRLAFKYPEKFGAVAALEPGIDPVLKWKDLSSRYKFYRGQDLMETIFGKPFDEAYWEANNVATLATVKADKLRAANLSIYIEAGDEDLFYLHEATEFLHRILWDKQIAHEYHLVRGADHVGRTIRPRAIEALGFIARYLNPPPPDPEVEAARKRLAPLKNAFEKKPK; encoded by the coding sequence GTGATTCGTAAAACCTACCCACTCTTTTCACTTCTGTTTGTTTGCCTTTTTTATCAAGGCGTTTTTGCCAGTCAGCTTGTTGATGCAAAAGTCGAAACCAAGCTGGTGCTGAGTCCGGTTGAATATGCCGCATTGTTACCGGATGGATATGAGCAAGCGAAGGATTTGCCTTTACTCCTGTTTCTGCATGGCGGTGGCGGAGATAAAAGTTTCCTGACACGTATGCGCCCAATCTTCGATGAGATGTGGAAAGCCGGAACCTTGCCCCCGATGGTGGTCATTACGCCGAGCGCAGCACGGTCATTTTATATGGATTACAAAGACGGTTCTCAGAAGTGGGAGACTTTCATCGTGACAGAATTTATTGAACATCTGCGCGCAAAATTTAAGGTCACACGCGAACGTCAGGCAACCCTGCTATCGGGGATTTCGATGGGTGGCATGGGAAGCTTGCGACTGGCATTTAAGTACCCCGAAAAATTTGGCGCGGTGGCGGCATTGGAACCCGGCATTGACCCGGTGCTCAAATGGAAGGATTTGTCATCACGCTATAAATTTTATCGCGGACAGGATTTGATGGAGACGATTTTCGGCAAACCGTTTGATGAGGCTTATTGGGAAGCCAACAATGTCGCTACGCTTGCCACAGTGAAAGCCGACAAATTGCGCGCAGCGAATTTGAGCATATACATCGAAGCCGGCGATGAAGATTTGTTTTACCTGCACGAAGCGACGGAGTTTTTGCATCGCATCTTGTGGGATAAGCAGATTGCACACGAATATCATCTGGTTCGCGGCGCAGACCATGTCGGGCGCACCATTCGTCCACGCGCGATTGAAGCGCTGGGATTTATAGCGCGCTATCTGAATCCTCCGCCACCAGACCCGGAAGTGGAAGCCGCTCGCAAACGACTTGCCCCCCTGAAAAATGCCTTTGAAAAGAAACCTAAATAG
- a CDS encoding molybdopterin cofactor-binding domain-containing protein, with the protein MRQKTKDKSPLAPVITPNLEPPIEPDRYELSELPLYHFEIARRDFFKTLGGGLVIAFTLSEALGQQESGGRRRGGGALPQDIGSWLHIGEDGAVTVYTGKVEVGQDIRTSLSQVVAEELRVPIASIRLVMGDTDLTPYDAGTFGSLTTPNMSPQLRRAAATARELLIDLAAEKLKTERTSLLVRDGKISSTITKQSISFGQLTRGQKLMKTIAQGVTLTSPTAWKIAGKPLHKVNARDIVTGKHQYTTDIKLTGMLVGKILRPTAFGAKLSSIDTKNAERITGATVVRDGDFVGVTAPDLQVASQAIAAIRAEWETTPQVSAKDLFTHLKKISTDTRPNFVRGSLEEGKAIAHQKLAQTYNIAYIAHAPLEPRAAVAEWKDGKLTVWTGTQRPFGVRSELANTFHLPEEKVRVIVPDTGSGYGGKHTGETAIEAARLAKAAGKPVKLVWTREEEFTWAYFRPAGVIEIKSGVSQDGIITAWEFHNYNSGTAGIRPVYDIPHQRIEFHQVNSPLRQGSYRALASTANHFAREVHIDELALSLKLDPLEFRLKNLKDERLRAVLAAAAKAINWDKIKTASGRGYGIAGGFEKGGYVASCVEVSTETNTGKIKIERVVTAFECGAIVNPDGLKNQIEGSIIQGLGGALFEAIDFENGKILNPRFSRYRVPRFDDVPRLETVLLDRKDLPSAGAGECPIVALAPAISNAIFNASGIRLRSLPLVPDGLKVSEATNTQR; encoded by the coding sequence ATGAGGCAGAAAACCAAAGACAAATCGCCACTCGCGCCAGTCATAACACCCAATCTTGAACCACCAATCGAACCCGACCGCTACGAATTAAGCGAATTGCCGCTTTATCATTTCGAGATAGCACGCCGCGATTTTTTTAAGACTTTAGGTGGCGGACTGGTGATTGCCTTTACACTGAGCGAGGCACTCGGTCAGCAGGAATCCGGCGGCAGGCGGCGCGGTGGCGGCGCATTGCCACAAGATATCGGCTCGTGGCTGCACATCGGCGAAGATGGCGCGGTGACGGTTTACACAGGCAAAGTAGAAGTCGGGCAGGATATTCGCACATCGCTATCACAAGTCGTCGCCGAAGAGTTGCGCGTTCCCATTGCTTCAATCCGTTTGGTGATGGGCGACACCGATTTGACGCCTTACGATGCTGGAACATTCGGCAGTCTGACGACCCCCAATATGAGTCCGCAACTGCGACGCGCAGCAGCCACAGCGCGCGAATTGTTGATTGATTTGGCTGCGGAAAAGTTAAAAACCGAGCGCACTTCTCTGCTGGTTCGTGATGGCAAAATTTCATCTACGATTACGAAACAATCAATAAGTTTCGGGCAACTCACCAGGGGGCAAAAGCTGATGAAGACCATCGCTCAGGGTGTGACGCTCACATCACCTACAGCCTGGAAAATTGCCGGGAAGCCCCTGCACAAAGTGAATGCCCGCGACATCGTCACCGGCAAACATCAGTACACGACAGATATAAAACTTACAGGGATGCTGGTCGGCAAAATATTACGCCCGACCGCATTCGGCGCAAAACTCAGTTCAATCGACACGAAAAATGCTGAGCGTATAACCGGCGCGACAGTTGTGCGCGATGGTGATTTCGTCGGCGTCACTGCGCCCGATTTACAAGTGGCTTCACAGGCAATTGCAGCAATTCGCGCCGAGTGGGAAACCACGCCGCAGGTTTCCGCAAAAGACCTGTTTACCCATTTGAAAAAGATTTCTACCGACACCCGCCCAAATTTCGTTCGTGGTTCACTCGAAGAAGGCAAAGCTATAGCTCATCAAAAATTAGCACAAACCTACAACATCGCTTACATTGCCCACGCGCCACTCGAACCGCGCGCGGCGGTTGCCGAATGGAAAGACGGTAAGCTCACGGTCTGGACGGGCACTCAACGACCGTTCGGTGTCCGCAGTGAACTGGCAAACACTTTTCATCTGCCGGAAGAAAAAGTGCGCGTGATTGTCCCGGACACCGGGTCAGGTTACGGCGGCAAACATACCGGCGAAACCGCAATTGAAGCCGCGCGTCTGGCGAAAGCCGCAGGCAAACCGGTCAAGTTGGTGTGGACACGCGAAGAAGAATTCACCTGGGCATATTTTCGCCCGGCAGGCGTGATTGAAATTAAAAGCGGCGTGTCGCAGGATGGAATAATTACTGCCTGGGAATTTCACAACTATAACTCTGGCACCGCCGGCATTCGTCCGGTTTATGATATTCCGCACCAACGCATCGAATTTCATCAAGTCAATTCACCGTTACGGCAAGGCTCGTATCGGGCACTGGCATCGACGGCAAATCATTTTGCTCGCGAAGTCCACATTGATGAACTGGCGCTCAGTTTAAAACTCGACCCGCTGGAGTTCCGACTAAAAAATTTAAAGGACGAACGTTTGCGCGCCGTTTTAGCAGCCGCAGCTAAAGCCATCAATTGGGATAAAATTAAAACCGCATCGGGTCGCGGGTATGGCATTGCCGGAGGATTCGAGAAAGGCGGTTATGTAGCCAGTTGCGTAGAAGTTTCAACCGAAACCAACACCGGCAAGATAAAAATTGAGCGCGTCGTAACCGCGTTTGAATGCGGCGCGATTGTCAATCCAGATGGTCTGAAAAATCAGATTGAAGGGTCAATCATTCAAGGGCTGGGCGGAGCGCTTTTTGAAGCAATCGATTTTGAAAACGGTAAAATTCTCAATCCGCGGTTTTCGCGTTACCGGGTGCCGCGCTTTGATGATGTGCCAAGGTTGGAAACCGTCTTGCTCGACCGCAAAGATTTGCCATCGGCAGGCGCGGGCGAATGCCCGATTGTGGCACTCGCCCCGGCAATCAGCAATGCGATTTTCAATGCTTCGGGAATTCGCCTGCGGTCATTGCCACTGGTTCCTGATGGCTTGAAGGTATCAGAAGCAACCAACACGCAGCGGTAA
- a CDS encoding MFS transporter → MTKKNRFTLALLCTGHFISDAYSSQIYPLLPLLGEKLALSTAQVFWLAPLYAITSSILQPVYGIISDRYARRFFAVFAPTITAVFVSLIGLAPSYGILIVLLIGGGFGIGSFHPQSAAIASEAASERRRIGMAIFSAAGTIGFAFGPFIITRFVSAFGLDKAYYTMFAGILMSAVLYKFCPPLSEQKKAVTVTPSNKKVKSELLIALKAAWQPLLMLYLITVIRSGLQMTTNNYLPFMLKEQGFGLNQIGNAMTIFLMAGGIGGLVGGILAERFSGRFVTLTSGILAAPLMVGAFLTTGFLSMVLLALGGFVLLSTIPVNVAMAQELAPTQTSTVSALMMGAAWGVGALAPQALRPVAQALGFQKALIYASIATLLSAVCAFFLPREEHLQTVVHEAEPVIATGD, encoded by the coding sequence ATGACCAAGAAAAATCGTTTCACTCTGGCGCTCCTCTGTACGGGGCATTTTATCAGCGATGCTTATTCAAGCCAGATTTACCCCTTGTTGCCGCTGCTTGGTGAAAAACTGGCGCTTTCAACCGCACAGGTTTTCTGGCTTGCGCCGCTCTATGCCATCACTTCATCAATCTTGCAGCCGGTTTATGGAATTATTTCCGACCGCTATGCCCGACGGTTTTTCGCGGTCTTCGCGCCAACCATCACGGCAGTTTTTGTATCCTTAATCGGACTCGCGCCATCTTATGGAATCTTAATTGTGCTGTTGATCGGCGGCGGATTTGGTATCGGCTCTTTTCATCCGCAATCGGCAGCCATCGCCTCCGAAGCCGCATCTGAACGGCGCAGAATCGGAATGGCGATTTTTTCAGCAGCGGGCACCATCGGTTTTGCTTTCGGGCCATTTATCATCACCCGTTTCGTATCGGCATTTGGATTGGATAAAGCCTATTACACCATGTTTGCAGGCATATTAATGTCTGCGGTGTTATACAAATTTTGCCCGCCACTCTCTGAGCAAAAAAAGGCGGTGACAGTTACACCATCGAATAAAAAAGTAAAATCGGAATTGCTCATCGCTTTAAAAGCCGCGTGGCAACCCTTATTGATGCTTTATCTGATTACGGTGATTCGTTCCGGTTTACAGATGACGACCAATAATTACTTGCCGTTTATGTTAAAAGAGCAAGGCTTTGGGTTAAATCAAATCGGCAATGCCATGACGATTTTTTTAATGGCGGGCGGCATCGGCGGACTGGTTGGCGGCATTCTTGCAGAACGATTTTCGGGACGATTCGTTACCCTGACATCCGGGATACTGGCAGCCCCGTTGATGGTCGGCGCATTTTTAACCACAGGTTTTTTGAGTATGGTTTTGCTCGCTCTCGGCGGGTTCGTTTTATTGTCAACCATTCCGGTTAATGTAGCGATGGCGCAGGAACTCGCGCCTACACAGACCAGTACGGTTTCGGCTTTGATGATGGGCGCAGCCTGGGGAGTGGGCGCGCTTGCGCCTCAGGCGCTTCGTCCGGTTGCTCAAGCACTGGGGTTTCAAAAGGCGTTAATTTACGCCTCTATCGCCACGCTATTGAGTGCGGTTTGCGCATTTTTTTTACCTCGCGAAGAACATTTACAAACGGTCGTTCATGAGGCTGAACCGGTTATCGCGACCGGTGATTGA
- a CDS encoding DUF4197 domain-containing protein encodes MRSLKLLLAISMILIVSYDAASVRAKSNRSTPASSVQDDNTKALREVLLNGSLNAVNELGRLDGFYKNPRVKIPMPKSLQTVEKTLRFIGQKKAADDFVLAMNRAAEKAVPAAVEVFKNAARQMTFTDAVRIVKGPDDAATQFFRKTSEENLRAKFLPVVRKFTEEVGVTAQYKNLIKQAGPIASLAGKEATDIDGYVTQKALDGLFLLMADEERRIRRDPIARTSEILRKVFGIGRR; translated from the coding sequence ATGCGCTCGCTCAAATTGCTGCTTGCGATTTCAATGATACTTATCGTTTCGTATGATGCTGCTTCGGTTCGGGCAAAGTCAAACCGGTCAACACCCGCCAGTTCGGTTCAGGATGATAACACCAAAGCGTTGCGCGAGGTGTTGTTGAATGGCTCGCTCAACGCGGTAAACGAATTGGGGCGTCTGGATGGCTTTTATAAAAATCCCCGGGTGAAAATCCCTATGCCGAAATCGCTGCAGACCGTAGAAAAAACTTTGCGGTTCATCGGACAGAAAAAAGCCGCTGATGATTTCGTACTGGCGATGAATCGGGCGGCGGAAAAAGCGGTTCCCGCTGCGGTTGAGGTGTTTAAGAATGCCGCCAGACAGATGACCTTTACCGATGCAGTGCGCATCGTTAAAGGACCCGATGATGCGGCGACCCAGTTTTTTCGCAAAACCAGTGAAGAAAATTTACGCGCAAAATTTTTACCTGTCGTCAGGAAATTCACCGAAGAGGTCGGGGTCACTGCGCAGTATAAAAATTTAATTAAACAAGCGGGCCCGATTGCCAGCCTCGCGGGCAAAGAAGCAACAGACATTGATGGGTATGTGACGCAGAAGGCTTTAGATGGCTTGTTTCTACTGATGGCAGATGAAGAACGACGCATTCGCCGCGACCCGATTGCCAGGACTTCGGAAATCTTGAGAAAAGTATTCGGCATCGGCAGGCGCTGA
- a CDS encoding CARDB domain-containing protein → MKKLVATTVLALMVTGNLITAQTRIKPVTDELIPKNIPQPKIKLKGKNILQNNGQNFVRYELRVKNHDLFPDTLFQPAPELPACGKNTAASRTWVDIVEANSGKRIYGFCSLSQSADMENLWFAVKANEEPPGCVQVVMTDRKLNRVYKSNAVCLSAGESPDDIADTPVGQADLKVRQFLFPPNETKALRVQIANYGNAVAQANVLRLTVRKINGTPVGRETEIQVPSIAPGKAEWVLIYVDQILPKNVALKETTFKLNIDSTKVVSESDESNNETWHNLN, encoded by the coding sequence ATGAAAAAGTTGGTGGCAACGACTGTGTTAGCCTTGATGGTTACCGGCAATTTGATAACAGCCCAAACCCGCATTAAACCGGTGACCGATGAATTGATTCCCAAAAATATTCCGCAGCCTAAAATAAAATTAAAAGGAAAAAATATTCTGCAAAATAACGGGCAAAATTTCGTGCGTTATGAGTTGCGTGTGAAAAACCATGACTTGTTCCCAGATACGCTATTTCAACCGGCTCCCGAACTTCCGGCGTGCGGAAAAAATACCGCCGCTTCAAGAACCTGGGTTGATATTGTAGAGGCAAACAGCGGAAAGCGAATCTATGGGTTTTGTTCGCTGAGTCAATCAGCAGATATGGAAAACCTGTGGTTTGCCGTAAAAGCCAATGAAGAACCGCCAGGTTGCGTTCAAGTGGTGATGACGGATAGAAAATTGAATCGGGTGTACAAGTCGAACGCGGTTTGTCTGTCGGCAGGCGAAAGCCCGGATGATATTGCTGACACGCCGGTCGGGCAGGCGGATTTGAAAGTGCGCCAGTTTCTATTCCCACCAAACGAAACCAAAGCGTTAAGAGTGCAAATTGCCAATTATGGAAATGCCGTAGCGCAGGCGAATGTCTTGCGATTAACGGTTCGCAAAATTAATGGCACGCCGGTCGGTCGCGAAACCGAAATTCAGGTGCCGAGTATTGCACCCGGAAAAGCCGAATGGGTTTTGATTTATGTGGATCAAATTTTACCTAAAAATGTCGCTTTGAAAGAGACAACCTTCAAACTCAATATTGACTCGACCAAAGTGGTCAGCGAATCCGATGAGAGCAATAACGAAACCTGGCACAATTTAAACTAA
- a CDS encoding intradiol ring-cleavage dioxygenase yields MNHQTSRIASRRQFIKVASFAVPVFPSLLFGALKCNNSPLSVAQLQTKVGGGCDGCELIYEGMPKELHWQTKITPASEPGEPLEISGIIYQRDGKTPAPNVILYVYHTDAKGYYSPFPNQTPGRRHGHLRGWMKTNAKGEYQFTSIRPAAYPNRPFPAHIHPIIKEPDKNEYWIDEYVFDDDPLLTKAERGKVHNRGGSGIMYLKKQNGVWVGKRDITLGLNIPDYR; encoded by the coding sequence ATGAATCATCAGACTTCACGCATCGCCAGCCGTAGACAATTTATCAAAGTCGCCTCTTTTGCCGTCCCGGTATTTCCTTCTCTATTGTTTGGCGCATTGAAATGCAACAACTCGCCGCTAAGTGTTGCGCAACTGCAAACTAAAGTTGGTGGCGGCTGTGATGGTTGCGAATTGATTTACGAAGGAATGCCGAAAGAATTGCATTGGCAGACCAAAATCACTCCCGCGTCGGAGCCGGGCGAACCGCTCGAAATTAGTGGCATCATTTATCAGCGCGATGGCAAAACGCCTGCGCCGAACGTCATTCTTTATGTCTATCACACCGATGCGAAGGGTTATTATTCGCCCTTTCCGAATCAAACACCTGGTCGTCGTCACGGACACTTGCGCGGTTGGATGAAAACCAACGCCAAAGGCGAATACCAGTTCACCAGCATACGCCCTGCGGCATATCCGAACCGCCCGTTCCCTGCACACATTCACCCGATTATCAAAGAGCCTGACAAAAATGAATACTGGATTGATGAGTATGTCTTCGATGATGACCCATTGTTGACCAAAGCAGAACGCGGCAAAGTTCATAATCGCGGCGGCTCAGGCATCATGTATCTCAAAAAACAAAACGGCGTGTGGGTAGGCAAACGCGACATTACTTTAGGTTTAAATATTCCCGATTATCGCTAA
- a CDS encoding (2Fe-2S)-binding protein → MKVIEFQVNRTKHRMEIDTERRLLNVLRDDLNLSGTKYGCGEGQCGACTVLVDGQPMRACITQVAAVAGKQVTTIEGLEQNGRLHPLQQAFIENGAMQCGYCIPGMIMSGVGLLGKNAKLTDAEIIRAMQGNICRCGTYPRIVAAIRQAAGVKKGGGR, encoded by the coding sequence ATGAAAGTTATAGAATTTCAGGTCAACCGAACCAAACATCGAATGGAAATCGACACTGAGCGCCGTTTGTTGAACGTGTTACGTGATGACCTCAATCTGAGCGGCACGAAATATGGTTGTGGCGAAGGTCAATGCGGCGCTTGCACCGTGCTGGTTGACGGGCAACCGATGCGCGCTTGTATTACCCAGGTTGCTGCGGTTGCCGGTAAACAGGTCACCACCATCGAAGGACTTGAACAGAACGGGCGTTTGCATCCCTTGCAGCAAGCCTTTATTGAAAACGGCGCAATGCAATGCGGCTATTGCATTCCCGGCATGATTATGTCCGGCGTTGGCTTGTTAGGTAAAAATGCCAAACTTACCGATGCGGAAATCATTCGCGCGATGCAAGGCAACATTTGTCGTTGCGGAACCTATCCGCGCATTGTCGCAGCGATTCGCCAGGCTGCCGGTGTAAAGAAAGGAGGTGGGCGATGA